A region from the Mesorhizobium sp. J8 genome encodes:
- a CDS encoding FGGY-family carbohydrate kinase produces the protein MPSHFLGIDVGTGSARAGLFDERGDLLASAKRDIALFVEPGEIAEQSSRDIWQAVCASVREAVAKAGVDPREIGGIGFDATCSLVVVGDDGQPLPVGRSGESDRNIIVWMDHRALDQTRRINALRHPVLDYVGGVISPEMETPKLLWLKENLPQTFAKARHFFDLADYLTWRATGSLARSVCTLACKWTYLGHERRWDESYFHAVGLGELAEEGFARIGTDVVDPGTALGAGLTEAAAAELGLVAGTVAAAGLIDAHAGGVGTVGAAGDAGTISSRMAYVLGTSACTMASSNGPAFVPGVWGPYYSAMVPGLWLSEGGQSAAGAAIDLLVHFHPAAAEAAARAAADGKSLVDWLAAAATAASPDLSAAATLAGSMHVVPEFLGNRSPLADPDARGLIAGLSTDRSVESLVGLYVAGLCGLGYGVRQIVAAMASSGLAVDTIVISGGAGQSPLVRQLLADAAGLAVAASQSPEPVLLGAAMLGAVASGRYPDLSTAMPAMSRLGDVFRPATGTVRTWHDKRYEAFLALQAVGRNIR, from the coding sequence ATGCCCTCTCACTTCCTCGGCATCGATGTCGGTACCGGCAGCGCGCGCGCCGGCCTCTTTGACGAGCGCGGCGATCTGCTTGCTTCCGCCAAGCGCGATATCGCGCTCTTCGTCGAGCCCGGTGAGATCGCCGAGCAGTCGAGCCGCGACATCTGGCAGGCGGTCTGCGCCAGCGTGCGCGAGGCGGTTGCGAAGGCGGGCGTCGATCCCCGGGAAATCGGCGGCATCGGCTTCGACGCGACCTGCTCCCTGGTGGTGGTCGGCGATGATGGACAGCCTTTGCCGGTCGGCCGCTCGGGAGAAAGCGACAGGAACATCATCGTCTGGATGGATCATCGCGCCCTCGACCAGACCCGGCGCATCAACGCCCTCCGGCATCCGGTCCTCGACTATGTCGGCGGCGTCATTTCGCCGGAGATGGAAACGCCGAAGCTTTTGTGGCTGAAGGAGAACCTGCCCCAGACCTTCGCCAAAGCGAGGCATTTCTTCGATCTCGCCGACTATCTCACTTGGCGCGCCACCGGCAGCCTTGCCCGTTCGGTCTGCACGCTCGCCTGCAAATGGACCTATCTCGGCCACGAGCGGCGATGGGACGAAAGCTATTTCCATGCCGTGGGGCTCGGCGAGCTTGCCGAGGAAGGTTTTGCCCGCATCGGCACCGATGTTGTCGATCCCGGCACGGCGCTGGGCGCCGGTCTGACGGAAGCGGCGGCCGCTGAATTGGGGCTGGTCGCGGGCACGGTCGCCGCCGCCGGGCTGATCGATGCCCATGCCGGCGGCGTCGGTACGGTAGGCGCCGCGGGCGACGCCGGCACTATTTCCTCGCGCATGGCCTATGTGCTCGGCACCTCGGCCTGCACCATGGCAAGCAGCAACGGCCCGGCCTTCGTTCCAGGAGTCTGGGGCCCCTATTATTCGGCCATGGTGCCTGGCTTATGGCTGAGCGAGGGCGGACAGTCGGCGGCCGGCGCGGCCATCGATCTCCTGGTGCATTTTCATCCGGCCGCGGCCGAGGCTGCCGCGCGCGCCGCGGCCGACGGCAAATCGCTTGTCGATTGGCTGGCGGCGGCCGCCACCGCGGCTTCGCCCGATTTGTCGGCCGCCGCCACACTTGCGGGCAGCATGCACGTCGTGCCCGAATTCCTCGGCAATCGTTCGCCCTTGGCCGATCCCGATGCGCGCGGCCTGATCGCCGGGCTAAGCACCGACCGTTCCGTCGAAAGTCTCGTCGGTCTCTACGTGGCCGGACTTTGCGGCCTCGGTTACGGCGTGCGCCAGATCGTGGCTGCGATGGCGTCCTCCGGTCTCGCCGTCGACACCATCGTCATCAGCGGCGGCGCCGGACAGTCGCCGCTGGTGCGCCAGTTGCTTGCCGACGCAGCCGGCCTGGCGGTCGCCGCGTCGCAATCGCCCGAACCGGTGCTGCTGGGCGCCGCCATGCTCGGTGCGGTGGCATCCGGCCGCTATCCTGACCTTTCCACCGCCATGCCTGCAATGTCCCGGCTTGGCGACGTTTTCAGGCCTGCGACCGGCACCGTGCGGACGTGGCATGACAAGCGTTACGAAGCCTTCCTGGCGCTGCAGGCGGTGGGCCGCAACATACGCTGA